From Endozoicomonas sp. 8E, the proteins below share one genomic window:
- the gcvP gene encoding aminomethyl-transferring glycine dehydrogenase: MAVDKQALSALEQSNAFTGRHIGPDQAQQQAMLSELKLESLSDLIEQTVPKAIRPNVTSGESTLAVAAGKTEVQALEYLRSLADQNKVNKSYIGMGYYNTHIPNVILRNVLENPGWYTAYTPYQPEISQGRLEALLNFQQMVMDLTGMEVANASLLDEATAAAEAMALCYRSSRSKNTVFFVADDVHPQTIDVIKTRAEHMGIQVEVGNPITDLEKHDIFGVQLQYPGTYGQITDVASIVTKAKEQNAMVSVATDLMALMLLKSPGELGADIALGSSQRFGVPMGFGGPHAAFFAASEKLKRSLPGRIIGVSIDRRGNQAYRMAMQTREQHIRREKATSNICTAQALLANISAFYAVYHGPEGLKTIAERIHRLTTILHKGLTTLGVQCNNTFFDTLTLKVGSQQEAIYNRALEAGCNLRRISFDQLGISIDETTTAEDITQLFNVILGQGQDLDIQTIDSQIAVSGLKDEHRRTDAVLTHPTFNSYHSETDMMRYLKRLENKDYSLTHGMIPLGSCTMKLNAAAEMIPVSWPEFANIHPFAPRDQVKGYMTMINELEAALEEITGYDKISMQPNSGAQGEYAGLLAIRNYQEANNQAHRNICLIPSSAHGTNPASAAMVGMKVVVVDCDENGNVDVTDLQAKAEQHSDNLSCLMVTYPSTHGVYEEEIRNICDIVHKHGGQVYMDGANMNALVGIAKPGKFGSDVSHLNLHKTFAIPHGGGGPGMGPIGVRSHLAPYLPNHCVSPIEGDNEGMGAVSAAPFGSASILPISYLYIVMLGQQGLQQSSEVAILNANYMADKLAAHYDVLYRGRNNKVAHECIIDIRPIKEACGVTEEDIAKRLMDYGFHAPTMSFPVAGTLMIEPTESESKDEIDRFVSAMIAIRKEVRKVQEGEWPAEDNPLCNAPHTMEDLVDSEWSHPYSREEAVFPLKGSIDGKYWPTANRIDNVYGDRNFICSCPSIESYQEQD; the protein is encoded by the coding sequence ATGGCTGTTGATAAACAGGCACTCAGCGCTCTGGAACAGAGCAACGCATTTACCGGCCGTCACATTGGCCCGGATCAGGCTCAGCAACAGGCAATGCTGTCCGAACTGAAACTGGAGTCACTGTCTGATCTGATTGAACAGACCGTTCCCAAAGCTATTCGCCCAAACGTTACGTCAGGAGAGAGCACCCTGGCTGTAGCAGCGGGCAAGACGGAAGTTCAGGCGCTGGAATACCTGCGTTCACTGGCTGACCAGAACAAGGTGAACAAGTCCTACATTGGTATGGGCTACTACAACACCCATATTCCAAACGTGATCCTCAGAAACGTTCTGGAAAACCCCGGCTGGTACACTGCCTACACGCCTTATCAACCCGAAATCTCCCAGGGCCGTCTGGAAGCCTTGTTAAACTTCCAGCAAATGGTCATGGACCTGACCGGTATGGAAGTCGCCAATGCTTCTTTGCTGGACGAAGCTACCGCTGCTGCAGAAGCTATGGCACTTTGCTACAGATCCAGCCGCAGCAAGAACACGGTGTTCTTTGTTGCTGACGACGTCCACCCGCAAACCATCGACGTCATCAAGACCCGTGCTGAACACATGGGTATCCAGGTAGAAGTTGGCAACCCCATTACCGACCTGGAAAAACACGACATCTTCGGTGTCCAGCTGCAATACCCCGGCACTTACGGACAGATTACCGATGTCGCCAGCATCGTCACCAAAGCCAAAGAACAAAATGCCATGGTATCTGTCGCCACTGACCTGATGGCTCTGATGCTGTTGAAGTCACCCGGTGAGCTGGGGGCTGACATTGCTTTGGGCAGCAGCCAGCGTTTTGGTGTCCCTATGGGCTTTGGTGGTCCGCACGCCGCTTTCTTTGCCGCCAGCGAAAAACTGAAGCGCTCCCTTCCCGGCCGTATTATCGGTGTCTCCATCGACCGTCGTGGTAATCAGGCTTACCGTATGGCGATGCAGACCCGCGAGCAGCACATCCGTCGTGAAAAAGCGACGTCCAACATCTGTACTGCCCAGGCTTTGCTGGCCAATATTTCTGCATTCTATGCCGTTTATCACGGGCCAGAAGGTCTGAAGACCATTGCCGAGCGCATCCACCGCCTGACCACTATTCTGCATAAAGGCCTGACCACTCTGGGCGTTCAGTGCAATAACACTTTCTTCGACACCCTGACCCTGAAAGTGGGCAGCCAGCAGGAAGCGATCTATAACCGCGCTCTCGAAGCAGGCTGCAATCTGCGTCGCATCAGCTTCGATCAACTGGGTATCAGCATTGATGAGACCACAACAGCGGAAGACATCACGCAGCTGTTCAATGTCATTCTGGGGCAGGGTCAGGATCTGGATATTCAGACCATCGACAGTCAGATTGCAGTGTCCGGTCTCAAAGACGAGCATCGTCGTACTGATGCCGTACTGACTCATCCGACCTTCAACAGCTATCATTCCGAAACCGATATGATGCGCTACCTGAAGCGCCTGGAGAACAAGGATTACTCCCTGACCCACGGCATGATTCCTCTGGGCTCCTGCACCATGAAACTGAATGCCGCCGCTGAAATGATTCCGGTGTCCTGGCCTGAATTTGCCAACATCCACCCGTTTGCGCCCAGAGATCAGGTCAAGGGTTATATGACCATGATCAACGAACTGGAAGCGGCACTGGAAGAAATCACCGGTTACGACAAAATCTCCATGCAACCCAACTCCGGGGCCCAGGGAGAATACGCCGGTCTGCTGGCCATCCGTAACTATCAGGAAGCCAATAATCAGGCTCACAGAAATATCTGCCTGATCCCCTCTTCTGCTCACGGCACCAACCCAGCTTCTGCCGCTATGGTCGGCATGAAAGTGGTCGTCGTTGACTGTGACGAGAATGGTAATGTCGATGTTACGGATCTTCAGGCCAAAGCTGAACAGCACAGTGACAACCTGTCCTGCCTGATGGTTACCTACCCTTCCACCCACGGTGTTTATGAAGAAGAGATTCGCAACATCTGCGACATCGTTCACAAACACGGGGGTCAGGTCTACATGGATGGCGCCAACATGAACGCCCTGGTTGGTATCGCCAAACCCGGCAAGTTCGGCTCCGACGTTTCGCACCTGAACCTGCATAAAACCTTCGCTATTCCTCACGGCGGCGGTGGTCCCGGTATGGGCCCCATTGGTGTCAGAAGCCACCTGGCGCCTTACCTGCCCAACCACTGTGTCAGCCCGATTGAAGGCGATAACGAAGGCATGGGTGCAGTATCAGCAGCGCCATTTGGCAGCGCCTCCATCCTGCCCATCAGTTATCTGTACATTGTCATGTTGGGACAGCAGGGCCTTCAGCAATCCAGTGAAGTCGCCATTCTGAACGCTAACTACATGGCTGATAAGCTGGCTGCACATTACGACGTACTGTACCGTGGCCGCAACAACAAGGTGGCTCATGAGTGCATTATTGATATCCGTCCTATTAAGGAAGCCTGCGGCGTCACTGAAGAAGACATTGCCAAGCGCCTGATGGATTACGGTTTCCATGCACCGACCATGTCCTTCCCGGTTGCCGGCACTTTGATGATTGAGCCGACCGAATCCGAATCCAAAGACGAGATCGATCGTTTCGTGAGTGCCATGATTGCGATCCGCAAAGAAGTTCGCAAGGTACAGGAAGGCGAATGGCCTGCCGAAGACAACCCTCTGTGCAACGCTCCACACACCATGGAAGATCTGGTAGACAGCGAATGGAGCCATCCTTACAGCCGTGAAGAAGCCGTCTTCCCTCTGAAAGGCTCTATCGATGGCAAATACTGGCCCACTGCCAACCGTATCGATAATGTCTATGGCGATCGCAACTTTATCTGCTCCTGCCCGTCTATCGAAAGCTATCAAGAACAAGACTAA
- the gcvT gene encoding glycine cleavage system aminomethyltransferase GcvT, giving the protein MTELKKTPLHGLHLELGAKMVPFAGFDMPVQYPLGVKAEHLHTRAQAGLFDVSHMGQVRLTGNNPARALEALVPVDIIDLPERKQRYALFTNEQGGVMDDLMVTNEGNDSLYVVVNAACKDQDIAHMKAHLPEDVKLEVLDDRALVAIQGPEAKSVMARFAPETEKMVFMDSVHMTIEGVDVYISRSGYTGEDGFEISIPEADADKFCRMLLDQPEVEFIGLGARDSLRLESGLCLYGHDLDTETTPIESSLIWAISKNRRKDGERAGGFPGADKILSQIENKDFTRKRVGLIGSSRAPVREGTEVVNAEGEKIGVVTSGTFGPTVGAPVAMAYVATEYAALETEVFAQVRGKKLPMTVSRMPFIEQRYYRG; this is encoded by the coding sequence ATGACCGAACTCAAAAAAACACCTCTGCATGGCCTGCACCTGGAGCTGGGCGCGAAAATGGTTCCTTTCGCAGGCTTCGATATGCCGGTTCAGTACCCTCTGGGGGTTAAAGCCGAGCATCTGCATACCCGTGCACAGGCGGGTCTGTTTGATGTCTCCCACATGGGGCAGGTTCGTCTGACAGGCAATAATCCGGCCAGGGCTCTGGAAGCTCTGGTACCTGTCGACATTATTGATCTGCCTGAGCGCAAGCAGCGCTACGCTCTGTTCACCAATGAACAGGGGGGCGTGATGGACGACCTGATGGTGACCAACGAAGGTAATGACAGCCTGTACGTTGTAGTCAATGCCGCCTGCAAGGATCAGGACATTGCTCACATGAAGGCTCATCTGCCTGAGGATGTTAAGCTGGAGGTTCTGGATGACCGTGCTCTGGTCGCTATTCAGGGTCCTGAAGCGAAATCCGTTATGGCCCGCTTTGCGCCTGAAACAGAGAAGATGGTTTTCATGGACTCCGTTCACATGACCATTGAAGGCGTTGACGTTTACATCAGCCGCTCGGGTTACACCGGTGAAGATGGTTTTGAAATCTCAATCCCGGAAGCAGACGCTGACAAATTCTGTCGTATGCTGCTGGATCAGCCAGAAGTCGAGTTCATTGGTCTGGGTGCCCGCGACTCACTGCGTCTGGAAAGTGGTTTGTGCCTGTATGGTCACGATCTGGATACAGAAACTACCCCCATCGAAAGCAGCCTGATCTGGGCCATCAGCAAAAACCGTCGTAAGGATGGTGAGCGTGCTGGCGGCTTCCCCGGCGCAGACAAGATCCTGAGCCAGATTGAAAACAAGGACTTCACCCGCAAACGTGTTGGCTTGATCGGCAGCAGTCGCGCACCGGTTCGTGAAGGGACTGAAGTGGTCAATGCCGAAGGTGAAAAGATCGGTGTGGTGACTTCGGGAACCTTTGGACCCACTGTTGGTGCTCCGGTCGCTATGGCCTATGTTGCGACTGAATATGCCGCTCTGGAAACAGAAGTTTTCGCACAGGTACGTGGTAAGAAACTGCCTATGACTGTCAGTCGTATGCCGTTTATTGAACAGCGTTACTATCGCGGTTAA
- a CDS encoding anaerobic C4-dicarboxylate transporter — MLWVQLAVVLGAIFLGARLGSIGIGFAGGMGVLVLTLGLGLEPGAIPIDVILIIMSVIGAVAAMQVAGGLDYLVELAEKLLRSKPKYITFLAPTVTYVMTLLAGTGHTSYSTLPVIAEVAKENGVRPSRPLSIAVIASQIAITASPVSAAVVVFSGFLEPYGIDYLQLLAICIPTTYAAVMLTAVICNFMGVDLDKDSIYQERLKAGLITLRETKARQGGRKGAGLSVGIFTLSILAVVLYATAISGNVGLIENPVLPRDSAIMVFMMIAAGLITIFCKIDSGNILNAQTFKSGMSACVCVLGVAWLGNTFVGAHIDSIQALAGNVLNSYPWLLAVTLFFASMLLYSQAATTRALMPAALALVDPVTAIASFAAVSALFVLPTYPTLLAAVEMDDTGSTRIGKLVFNHPFFLPGTVCIALCVAFGFAFAPMVI; from the coding sequence ATGCTTTGGGTTCAGTTAGCGGTTGTACTTGGGGCTATTTTTCTTGGGGCTCGGCTGGGTAGTATCGGGATTGGTTTTGCCGGTGGTATGGGGGTGCTGGTATTGACACTGGGCCTGGGGCTTGAACCCGGGGCAATACCTATAGATGTTATCCTGATCATTATGTCGGTGATCGGTGCAGTGGCAGCCATGCAGGTGGCTGGGGGTCTGGATTATCTGGTTGAGCTGGCCGAGAAGCTCCTTCGCAGTAAGCCAAAGTATATTACTTTTCTTGCACCGACTGTCACTTACGTTATGACTCTGCTGGCAGGTACAGGTCATACTTCTTACTCTACTCTGCCGGTGATTGCAGAAGTGGCTAAAGAAAACGGTGTCCGTCCATCTCGTCCACTGAGTATCGCTGTGATTGCTTCCCAGATTGCCATTACTGCGTCACCTGTCTCTGCCGCAGTGGTCGTGTTTAGTGGCTTTCTTGAGCCCTATGGCATTGATTACCTGCAACTGCTGGCCATCTGCATTCCTACTACTTATGCAGCGGTTATGCTGACCGCTGTTATCTGTAATTTCATGGGTGTGGATCTGGACAAGGATTCTATCTATCAGGAAAGACTGAAAGCTGGTCTGATTACTTTGCGTGAGACTAAAGCCCGTCAGGGCGGCAGGAAAGGCGCTGGCCTGTCTGTTGGTATTTTTACTCTGAGTATTTTGGCTGTGGTGCTATACGCTACAGCTATCAGCGGTAACGTCGGTCTGATTGAAAATCCTGTTTTGCCCCGCGACTCTGCCATCATGGTATTTATGATGATTGCGGCTGGCCTGATTACTATCTTCTGCAAGATTGATTCTGGCAATATCCTCAATGCCCAGACCTTCAAGTCCGGTATGAGTGCCTGCGTCTGCGTACTGGGTGTTGCCTGGCTGGGTAATACGTTTGTGGGGGCACACATTGATTCTATCCAGGCTCTGGCGGGCAATGTACTGAACAGCTACCCATGGCTGCTGGCGGTTACACTGTTCTTCGCCTCTATGCTACTTTACTCTCAGGCTGCTACCACTCGAGCCTTGATGCCTGCTGCTCTGGCTCTGGTTGATCCTGTGACCGCTATCGCTTCTTTCGCAGCGGTATCCGCTCTGTTTGTTCTGCCTACTTATCCAACACTGCTGGCAGCTGTAGAAATGGACGATACAGGATCTACCCGTATCGGCAAACTGGTGTTTAACCACCCATTCTTTCTGCCGGGCACAGTCTGTATTGCACTTTGTGTTGCCTTTGGTTTTGCTTTTGCACCAATGGTTATTTAA
- a CDS encoding trypsin-like serine protease: protein MNLLKYVFTFFILCYSMQLLARDRVARYTDPAEVVPEGQLPWIVQLNNIFDPCCITRCTAFLITQRHVLSAAHCFLSEKKALDSYVDFKNMDSKKRIKVKRFILHPDLEMPKTDIAIMELSEDVILDNHPLLDFSIYNCSNLASFIRNPFAAGYQGTSVLKKVSLSWLTRRMCQHKDLRYILNYPGDGKGGDSGSPLFYKFNNTEYLIGIHSTGSTYNGSPIIYTPIFTNADFITKSIYLNSSANRTYFYDALTSNDSEWTDLVTSTDPATSTTSTASTTSTTSTTSTASTTSTTSITSASRIYTLIIPIAIIFFAE from the coding sequence ATGAATTTACTGAAATATGTGTTCACATTTTTTATCTTATGTTACTCAATGCAGTTGTTGGCAAGAGACAGGGTGGCAAGGTACACCGATCCAGCAGAAGTAGTTCCTGAAGGGCAGCTTCCCTGGATTGTACAGCTAAATAATATTTTTGATCCCTGTTGTATAACAAGGTGTACCGCATTTTTGATCACTCAAAGACATGTTTTAAGTGCGGCTCACTGTTTCCTTTCTGAAAAAAAAGCATTAGATTCATATGTAGATTTCAAAAACATGGATAGCAAAAAAAGAATTAAAGTTAAAAGATTCATTCTTCATCCGGATCTTGAAATGCCAAAAACAGATATTGCAATTATGGAACTTTCAGAAGATGTCATTCTTGACAACCATCCCCTTCTTGATTTTTCAATATATAATTGTTCAAATCTAGCCAGTTTTATAAGAAACCCTTTTGCAGCAGGCTACCAGGGAACCTCAGTACTTAAAAAAGTGAGCTTATCATGGCTAACACGGCGGATGTGCCAACATAAGGATCTTAGATATATCTTAAACTATCCAGGGGATGGAAAAGGTGGAGATTCAGGCTCACCGCTATTTTATAAGTTTAATAATACTGAATATCTAATTGGTATACATTCAACCGGGTCTACTTACAATGGAAGCCCGATAATCTATACGCCAATATTCACTAACGCTGATTTTATAACCAAAAGCATTTACCTCAATTCATCAGCTAATCGAACATACTTTTATGATGCATTGACATCAAATGATTCTGAGTGGACTGATTTAGTTACTTCAACTGATCCGGCTACTTCAACTACCTCGACTGCTTCAACTACTTCAACTACTTCAACTACCTCGACTGCTTCAACTACTTCAACAACATCTATTACTTCTGCTAGTCGAATTTACACATTGATTATACCAATAGCTATTATTTTTTTTGCTGAGTGA
- the nqrF gene encoding NADH:ubiquinone reductase (Na(+)-transporting) subunit F: MENTQVIIYGVVMFSVIVLTLVAIILAARSRLVSTGDVTININEDPDKAVTTVAGGKLLTTLSGAGVFLPSACGGGGTCAQCKCKVLDGGGEMLPTERSHFTKREEKEGWRLSCQVNVKQDMEIEVEEELFGVKKWECEVVSNENVATFIKELVLKLPEGEDVNFRAGGYVQLEAPAHTVEYKNFEIQDEYRGDWDKFDQWKYVSKVDEETIRAYSMANYPEEKGILKFNIRIASPPPGTDFEPGKMSSYVFNLKPGDKMTVYGPFGEFFAKDTDNEMVFVGGGAGMAPMRSHIFDQLKRLSSTRKISFWYGARSLREAFYVDEFDKLAEDNPNFTWHLALSDPQPEDNWEGDTGFIHQVLFDNYLKEHAAPEDCEFYMCGPPMMNAAVIKMLEDQGVEPENILLDDFGG, encoded by the coding sequence ATGGAAAATACTCAAGTCATAATTTATGGCGTAGTCATGTTTTCCGTCATAGTGCTGACGCTCGTAGCGATCATCCTTGCGGCACGCTCGAGACTGGTTAGCACCGGTGATGTGACCATCAACATCAACGAAGATCCCGATAAGGCGGTCACTACGGTGGCCGGTGGCAAGCTTCTGACGACTCTGTCAGGTGCCGGCGTCTTCCTGCCTTCTGCTTGTGGTGGTGGTGGTACCTGTGCGCAGTGCAAGTGTAAAGTACTCGACGGTGGCGGCGAGATGTTGCCTACCGAACGCTCTCACTTCACCAAGCGTGAAGAGAAGGAAGGCTGGCGCTTGTCCTGTCAGGTGAACGTCAAGCAGGACATGGAGATCGAAGTTGAAGAAGAACTCTTCGGTGTCAAGAAGTGGGAGTGTGAAGTTGTTTCCAACGAGAACGTTGCCACCTTCATCAAAGAGCTGGTTCTGAAGCTGCCAGAGGGCGAAGACGTTAACTTCCGCGCCGGTGGTTATGTGCAGCTGGAAGCGCCTGCTCACACGGTTGAGTACAAGAACTTCGAGATTCAGGATGAGTACCGTGGCGACTGGGACAAGTTTGACCAGTGGAAGTACGTTTCCAAGGTGGATGAAGAGACCATCCGTGCCTACTCCATGGCTAACTACCCTGAAGAGAAAGGTATCCTCAAATTCAATATCCGTATCGCTTCACCGCCTCCGGGTACTGACTTTGAGCCGGGCAAGATGTCTTCTTATGTCTTTAACCTGAAGCCGGGTGATAAGATGACCGTTTACGGACCCTTCGGTGAATTCTTCGCGAAAGACACCGACAACGAAATGGTCTTTGTCGGCGGTGGTGCAGGTATGGCGCCCATGCGTTCCCATATCTTCGACCAGCTTAAGCGTCTTTCTTCTACCCGTAAAATCTCTTTCTGGTACGGTGCCCGCTCCCTGCGTGAGGCATTCTACGTAGACGAGTTCGACAAGCTGGCAGAAGATAACCCTAACTTCACCTGGCATCTGGCGCTGTCTGACCCTCAGCCAGAAGATAACTGGGAAGGTGATACCGGCTTTATCCACCAGGTGTTGTTCGACAACTACCTGAAAGAACACGCTGCGCCTGAAGACTGCGAGTTCTACATGTGTGGTCCTCCCATGATGAACGCGGCGGTAATCAAGATGCTTGAAGACCAGGGCGTTGAACCTGAAAACATCCTGCTGGACGACTTTGGTGGTTAA
- the nqrE gene encoding NADH:ubiquinone reductase (Na(+)-transporting) subunit E: MEHFISLFVKAVFVENMALAFFLGMCTFLAVSKQVKTALGLGVAVVAVLTITVPINNLIYQNILKDGALAPGIDLSFLGLITYIGVIAALVQILEMFLDKFVPSLYNALGVFLPLITVNCAIMGASLFMVERDYNLGESAVYGLGAGVGWALAIAALAGIREKLKYSDVPSGLRGLGITFITVGLMSLGFLSFSGVQL, translated from the coding sequence ATGGAACATTTCATCTCACTTTTTGTGAAAGCAGTGTTCGTGGAAAACATGGCATTGGCTTTCTTCCTGGGTATGTGTACCTTCCTGGCGGTGTCCAAGCAGGTTAAAACAGCCCTGGGTCTGGGTGTTGCTGTAGTGGCCGTATTGACCATTACTGTACCCATTAACAATCTGATTTATCAGAATATCCTGAAAGATGGCGCGCTGGCACCCGGTATCGATCTGAGCTTCCTGGGTCTGATCACCTACATCGGTGTTATCGCTGCTCTGGTCCAGATTCTGGAAATGTTCCTGGATAAGTTTGTACCGTCTCTCTATAACGCGCTGGGTGTATTCCTGCCGCTGATTACCGTGAACTGCGCTATTATGGGTGCTTCCCTGTTCATGGTTGAGCGTGACTACAATCTGGGCGAGTCTGCGGTATATGGGTTGGGGGCTGGTGTTGGCTGGGCTCTGGCAATCGCCGCCCTTGCCGGTATCCGTGAAAAGCTGAAGTACAGTGACGTGCCTTCGGGCCTGCGTGGCCTGGGCATCACCTTCATAACAGTTGGTCTGATGTCACTGGGCTTCCTGTCATTCTCTGGCGTACAGCTGTAA
- a CDS encoding NADH:ubiquinone reductase (Na(+)-transporting) subunit D: MSEKTKDILLEPVVNNNPITLQILGICSALAVTTSMQVSLVMAMAVIGVTACSNLAVSLIRNYIPNSIRIICQMTVIASLVIVVDQILKAYAYDISKQLSVFVGLIITNCIVMGRAEAFAMKNGPKLSFLDGIGNGLGYGAVLLIVAFFRELFGAGNLFGVEILKTVNNGGWYQPNGLMLLAPSAFFLIGLLIWVIRSRKPDQVEDNEFKMAPNTKFSEAH; the protein is encoded by the coding sequence ATGTCTGAGAAGACTAAGGATATCCTGCTGGAACCGGTCGTTAACAACAACCCCATAACCCTGCAGATTCTCGGTATCTGCTCGGCACTGGCGGTGACCACCAGCATGCAGGTCAGCCTGGTAATGGCCATGGCGGTAATTGGCGTAACCGCCTGTTCTAACCTGGCTGTGTCCCTGATTCGTAACTACATTCCCAACAGCATTCGTATCATCTGTCAGATGACCGTAATCGCTTCCTTGGTAATCGTGGTGGATCAGATTCTGAAAGCCTACGCTTACGACATCTCCAAGCAGTTGTCAGTATTCGTAGGTCTGATCATCACCAACTGCATCGTAATGGGTCGTGCCGAAGCCTTTGCTATGAAGAACGGTCCCAAGCTGTCGTTCCTGGACGGTATTGGTAACGGTCTGGGTTACGGTGCGGTACTGCTGATTGTGGCATTCTTCCGTGAACTGTTTGGTGCCGGTAACCTGTTCGGTGTTGAAATCCTGAAGACTGTTAACAACGGTGGCTGGTACCAGCCTAACGGGCTTATGCTGCTGGCGCCAAGCGCGTTCTTCCTGATCGGTCTGCTGATCTGGGTGATTCGCAGCCGCAAGCCGGATCAGGTTGAAGATAACGAGTTCAAAATGGCTCCTAACACCAAGTTCAGCGAGGCCCACTAA
- a CDS encoding Na(+)-translocating NADH-quinone reductase subunit C, with protein MGNDSIKKTLFVTILLSLVCSVVVSAAAVFLKPQQTQNVELDVQRNILSISGLTKDAKALSNSEVAELYKQVQPRLVDLKTGKFVEKTPEGQTADNYDQRVAAKIPDESRALSGAEDIASIKRQADIAKVYIVEKNGKLETIILPVHGYGLWSTMYGFMALDSDLNTVKGFGFYDQKETPGLGGEVDNPLWKDKWPGKKIYDNKGAVEAGLVKGGADPRSPYKVDGLSGATLTSNGVTNLIHFWMGKDGFKPFLTNLKAGDA; from the coding sequence ATGGGTAACGATAGTATCAAGAAAACGTTGTTTGTAACGATTCTGCTCTCTCTGGTGTGTTCCGTTGTGGTATCTGCTGCAGCCGTTTTCCTGAAGCCGCAGCAGACCCAGAATGTTGAACTCGACGTTCAGCGCAACATCCTGAGCATTTCTGGTCTGACCAAAGATGCCAAGGCGCTGAGCAACAGCGAAGTGGCAGAGCTCTACAAGCAGGTTCAGCCGCGTCTGGTTGATCTGAAAACCGGCAAGTTCGTAGAGAAAACGCCTGAAGGTCAAACCGCTGACAACTACGACCAGCGTGTTGCTGCCAAGATTCCTGATGAGTCCCGTGCCCTCAGTGGTGCTGAAGATATTGCCAGCATCAAGCGTCAGGCTGACATTGCCAAGGTCTATATCGTTGAGAAAAATGGCAAGCTGGAAACCATCATTTTGCCCGTACACGGCTACGGTCTTTGGTCTACCATGTACGGTTTTATGGCTCTGGATAGCGACCTGAACACCGTTAAGGGGTTCGGTTTCTACGACCAGAAGGAAACTCCGGGACTGGGTGGCGAGGTGGACAACCCACTCTGGAAGGACAAATGGCCTGGCAAGAAGATCTACGACAATAAAGGTGCAGTGGAAGCAGGCCTGGTAAAAGGCGGTGCAGATCCCAGGTCACCTTACAAGGTCGACGGTCTTTCCGGCGCTACTCTGACCAGTAACGGTGTTACCAACCTGATTCATTTCTGGATGGGTAAAGATGGCTTCAAACCGTTCCTTACTAATTTGAAAGCGGGGGATGCATAA